Proteins encoded within one genomic window of Mesobacillus subterraneus:
- a CDS encoding MerR family transcriptional regulator, whose translation MGNDTGKFNIKAVSKMLGIQPGTLRAWERRYQMIAPVRNESGHRLYTEEHVEILRWLISKINQGFTISQAVSLLENSAISNEKAEVPSRDMLDEIGDNLLTALLEFNSSKAHELINQAFSLFTIDKTVIDLLGPILIKVGDLWEEGSITTAHEHFASSFIRSRIEGLSNSFPHNSFLPKSIAVCGPGERHELGLLIFTLYLRRKGFEVVFLGTSLAENDLEVVVEKVKPKFLFLSCTLDENIEATLKLAEEVNKVYPDLIVGLGGIAIDSIPLEQREEYKENIVGMTRAEWEKWLKKRIDQIK comes from the coding sequence ATGGGGAACGACACAGGGAAATTCAATATTAAAGCAGTATCCAAAATGCTTGGTATTCAGCCTGGGACACTCAGGGCTTGGGAAAGAAGATATCAGATGATTGCCCCTGTCAGAAATGAATCCGGTCATCGATTGTATACCGAAGAGCATGTAGAAATTTTGCGGTGGCTGATCTCAAAAATAAATCAAGGCTTCACCATCAGCCAGGCTGTGTCTTTGCTTGAAAACTCAGCTATATCAAATGAAAAGGCTGAAGTGCCTTCACGGGACATGTTAGATGAGATTGGAGACAATCTGTTGACTGCACTTCTGGAGTTCAATAGCTCCAAAGCTCATGAATTGATTAACCAGGCCTTCAGTTTGTTTACAATCGATAAAACTGTTATTGATTTATTAGGCCCGATTTTGATTAAGGTAGGCGATTTATGGGAAGAGGGAAGTATAACGACTGCACATGAGCATTTTGCTTCGTCTTTTATACGTTCGAGAATTGAAGGTTTATCAAATTCATTTCCACACAATTCGTTTCTGCCAAAGTCAATTGCTGTCTGCGGGCCTGGAGAAAGACATGAATTAGGCTTATTAATCTTTACATTGTATCTAAGGCGAAAAGGATTTGAGGTAGTCTTCCTAGGTACAAGCCTTGCCGAGAATGATCTTGAAGTAGTGGTGGAAAAGGTGAAACCCAAATTCCTCTTCTTATCCTGCACTCTTGATGAAAATATAGAGGCAACTTTGAAGCTCGCCGAGGAGGTTAATAAAGTCTATCCAGATCTTATAGTTGGGCTGGGTGGAATAGCCATTGACTCCATACCGTTAGAACAGCGGGAAGAATATAAAGAGAACATTGTTGGCATGACAAGAGCGGAATGGGAAAAATGGTTGAAAAAGCGCATTGATCAAATTAAATAA